The window CTAACAATCCTTTCATCAGGAGCTGAGGACCATCCCTAGCGAACAATATCCCTaaaagcaggtacaatagcaggctataagccagctgcaaacatattttaaaaagataaatcaggagagagaagagcagcggactacatattcgtagccagctatagcacggactccaagacgcagtgtgtctatgacaggtggggctaggtattaatagtatagtatgtaactattatatgaataagctattaaattggctataaatcagttggctatactattaaacttgctctaacaaaaactaccaacaacaacaacagctGCCAATAATGGAAGCCAGGAGGAGAAAAAGCCGTACACGTGGTGCACACCCCCCAACGTCAGCATGACGCGCACCCTCCCCAGCACGAtgtccccacatgtcagcgaagTGTCCAGCCAGACCACGGACGCGTGTGGACCCCACATGCAGCCACCGCTACacgagaaaattgacatttagcCATTCTCGGGTTGGGGTTTCGTCAGAATGCCATCGCCAAATGTGGCTTCGTTATAATGCCATCTTCAAACGACCCCATCTTGCCACACTGCCATTTCAACCAATTTTTATTATTTGCAAATGTTTTCTACTGTTTTGCTTATTTGGTTTGACCCAAATGCCCTTGCCTCAGCCGTGGGGCTTGCCAGGAGCGTCTTTCACCTCCGTCCGCCACCATCATTCTCTCTCCGATGAACTCATGTCCCAAATTGATCTCACTCCTTGGTTGCTCTCGCCCAAAATTGAATGCAAAAATTGGTTCCTCTCGTCCTCCTCATTAATTCCCCCAACAAATCCCACTCAAATCGGCTTAACTCCGTGGTGGATTTTGAAGTCCCTCTTCAATAGCGAGCTCCACCATGGCCggcgtcgatctctctcccCGGCGAGGTTGGAGGGCCCACTCAAGCTGCTGGACGCCGCGGGGTTGAGCTGGCTGCGGCTGCGCGCGTGAGCAGGTCGCCTCGACAAGGAGCTCCGCTGCGAGCAGGTCGCTGCCCATGTCGAGGAGCACATCGGAGAAGGGGGTGACGCCGTGGCACGCGTTCAAGTCGAGCGCTtggtgcgccgcgccgccgagccgaACCATCGTCCCCGTCCGTGCCGGCGCTTTCCCCATCCCCAGGCGCGCCGCCTTCCCCGTTCCTggtcgccatcgccaccgccggcaaCCTGTGCGTGAACCCGGTGAGCTTCGCCGTCGAGCTAGTGAGGGCGGCGAAGGGTGGCGTCGGCGCCATCCCCGGTGTGGCCAGCTTTCTCATCCCGTAGCGGTTCAGCGACGGTCCCGagctgcgccggcgccgccccaccatctgcaacgaaGAGATGAGGTAGGAGAAGAGAGATGAGATAGGAtccaagggtattttggtcatctcagtaagaaaaaaatcattaaaCTAAGAAGAAATGGATGAAATGGCATTGCAGCATGTTGCCCCTGACTAAGGATGGCATTTTAACGAAACCACTTTTGAGAGTGTCATTTTAGCGAAACTCCGTTTTGACAATGgcaaaatgtcaattttctcccGCTACACCGGCGTGCCAGcctggcaggtgggccccacacaaCCCAGCGGAATTGAACGAGTCAAAGGGTGCGACTTTCCGCAGGTCCACGTCCGCTCACCTACCACACCCAGAGTCAGCCACACCACccactgacacgtgggcccaaGGGTACAGACCCCACGTGTCTGCCTCCGTACGCAAAAACGCCACCGGTATCGGTATCGGCGGCCCGATTTCCACGCGGCTTTGAGATTCGTGCGGGCTCCCCCGGTAAGCCGTTCCGACCTCCGTTAAAGCTGACCGGTCAACGTCAAATACGGATTGGGGGAGCACAACGTGCAACGGGTTTGACCTTGCAGGAGGTGAAGAACAGTGTCGAGTCCGTGTCTGGCTGTTGAAATTCCGTTCAACTTGTGATAACTGATAACGTGTCAGGTTCAtttagtagtattttttttctatgcgTTTATTTATTATCGATCTTTGGGGTCCTAATTAATGAAGCCCATCGATCGCCGACATGCCATCACGAATTTAAATTTAAGCTTGCTGATGGAATTACGAATTTATAATTCGAAATTATTGGACACATGGCCTGCCCCCCATGGCCCATTGTGTTTAGAAAAACATTGACGACGTGCATGGGGTGTGTGATTAAATTAAACGTGCACCGATTGCCCTGTTTCGTGTGGTTTCGCCGTTtgcattatctattatatactaaaagtccattaaactttatATAAACGCTTTTAAATCGTCACGTGTCACTTCTACAAACGTTTTTAAGCCACCACGTGGCAATGTATAATcacaccgtcgattttcacttaaatcggtgacccaataatttggaccattagattaaatgtattattatatatttaaaaagaaacaaatacCTTACTGTtcaccaaaaaagaaaacaaaagcacATGTACTCCATATATCCATATATAGGTACGTACGTAGTACCTAAAGACTAAAAAACAATCAATAATCTTACCTACTGTTCAtcgtaagaaaaaaaaagagtaaatttcacaaaactacagatactttgaccaaattatcacaaaactacatatttaaggccGTATATCatagaactacagatttagtaacaattttatcacaaaactataggtttaagacgaagtatcacaaaactacatattttagaataaaattatcacaaaactacatattttaggatttaaatcctttgcactaatgttatgtttgagttataAATATCTAAGTTTGGTGATTAAATTGACATTAAACCTGTATGTTTGTGATAACAGTattactaaatctgtagttttgcgatattttaccttaaatctatagttttgtgataaaattagtgttaaatctgtagttttccGATATTGTGgtcaaagtatatgtagttttgtgaaatttactttaaaaaaaactacacaCAGAGACttactataaaaaaaacaataaagccaaaaaaagtacgtacgtactaccATGAAAAAAtcgattatttttaaaatagataTTTTTCTACTTAAAGATAAAACCTATTACTCTATAAATTTAAGCAAATATCACTGTCGATTTTGACTTAAATTGGTGAATCTAatattttaaaccattagattagatgtattttattttaaaaactaaTACCTTACTGTtcaccagaaaaagaaaaaaaacaaaagtataTACTCCATATAGGTACGTACATACGTAATACTAAAAACAATCAATCTTACCTactgtttataaataaaaaactatGCACAGACTTACTATAGAAAACAATAaagctaaaaaaatatacatacataGTACCATTAAAAAATCAATTATCTTTAAAAATGGAGTTTTCTACTATTTAAATATAAAATCTATTACTCTATAAATTTAAGCAAatatcaccgtcgattttcacttaaattggtgaacccaatattttagaccactagattagatgtattttattttaaaaacacCCTATTACTCTATATACGTATACGGGAAATATAAGTACTTCCtacgtttcacaatataagactttctagcattgtccatattcatttagatgttaatgaatgtagacatatatatgcgtttagatttattaatatatgagcaatgctagaaagtcttacattgtgaaacggagggagtagtcagTACGTGCATATGACCTGGGAAAAGAAATGAAGTTTACCTACTGGGAACcaagaaaaatattatttacAGTGGTTTTCTGAAATAGTATTTTCAAAATCACGGAAAAAAATGTGTATCATTGGAAAAAAGATCGATGGTCTTTTGAAATAGTATTATCTACTATTTGAAGATAAATATATTGCTCTacaaatttatgtaaatatacgTGGTTAAActaaatttatattataaatatgaAATATCCCATCAATGATCTTTATTCATTCTATCTTAACATACAAgactaatatatataataattaatgctatggtatttttttatttcatatcatattttagggtgtcaaatatcacttgacgaatatacaacactaatttaaatctatatttgtaaaaatgaaaacaacacaatttagttgtttcatttttcacaattagattagatttattaTTGACAAATAATACAATTCTCCTATATACGGATACATGAAAATTATATAACTGTTGACCAGAAAAGTACTCCGTACGTACagataattgaaaaaaaaacaataatgctTACATATCATCTGACGGAAGGACAAAAAAAAGTACTTATGATAAAGTAAAACAATCGGAAGtctttaaaaaaagatttttctacAATTTAAGGATAATACCTAAAAAACAATTTAaggataaaatataataatattcaaatttacacaaatgtaaatataaatatCCTATTTTAAGCGTtctatcttttaaattattttaaaattatatatccaatttgtgATTCAGTTGTATTcctttaaataaataaactattaatatctataaccctaaatacatcacaaatatgGAGTCGACATGTAATAATTAATGTTATGATAATAATTTCACATCACATTTTAGTGTAAGAAACCACTTGACGAATATATAACGCtaatttaagtatatatatgtattaaccAAATTACTAAAGGTGTCTCATGTGATTAGAACAATAGGTGTTATAAACAAAACAGACACTGAACTAACATGCACTACCCTATAGATATTTGTCAAAGTATGATACCGTACTTTGGATTATCGTGatagtatttaaaaaaaatcactttctcttagttacatataaattcttctattattttgggataaaagtTAACTCCTTCGATTTACGTGACGGTGGTAATATAAGTAATATAAGTTTATGTTTGATTAGATGAAGTAGTATTATTAgctatatttttaatagaaaatatcttTCATTAATATATAGTAAAATTAAAATGTTACTTAAAGTCATCTATAACATACACaataaaaaatgttatataaagTTGGGAAACTCCAAAAATTTAAAAGGAAGAATCACACATAATACAAATAGATATGAACTAACTCCATTATTgtgacatttttttaataaatttgagGATATACATTTTCAAGTAATACGCCCAAACCAGTTATTGAACATACGTTTAAAATAGagtcaaaaaaatatttcaaaaatatgATCCACACGTAAACATTCGTAATAAAAGTGCAAACAAGATTAAACAACACGCCTGCgcgtatgcgcgggctaccttcctagttttaaTTAAACTCTATAATAAATGGGACATGACTAGTTTAACTATGTTAATGTGTTGATGGTGTATGTATATTGGTTAATTAATATTATGAACTGGAGCACTGATTTGCAAAACAATCTCATGTGGCATGTCCCATTTTTAGATAACGTGCTTCTAGTACATTCGCCGACTGTGAAGGTGTGTACACCCAAATCAAATTTTCTAATTAATGTAGCATGGAAGGTGTAGTGTCCTGTTAGACCCCTCTTGTCTAGCTCATTCCATTTGCCAATGCATTTTACCAGAAATTGAGAATATCATGGGCATGTTTTGTGAACCAAACAGTAGTTATTATTGATCAGATCATAACTAAGGAGAAAAAATAGCTAGCCAATCAAATAGCCAATATATCCAGCATTTGCATGTATTATAACAATTTTTAGGTAAGGTGTGTATAGACAGTCTATTTTTGTATATACAATACGACATGAACCAAATAAAAATTAGTTGCAAAAAACTGACCGACATCAATGTGTTCTCGTCAGCAAACAAGCGCACCCCTCCTTTTCAATCAAATAGTACCATTTTTGTTAACTTACATTATTATTAGTCCTGATACTAATATGTAATTCTTTTTCCGGGGACATCCTTCGAGATGGGTTACCTTTAGAGTCAAGTCCAACCCATTCGAGTCGGGCCTTATAAAATTCTAGTGCGGGTTCATTTGCGCATAGATGTAAATCTACATATATCTCACATAGATTGTATTTAGTTAGTAGAACACATTTTTTATTCAGCCTAGGTAGCTCGTATAAAAAATCCAGCCTAGCTAATTAATAGAGCAAAACAAAACAGATTTGGAGAATCAGAATTTACTCAGCTGGCAATAACTAGCAAGGCAGCTCGAGTTTATTCCTAATATTGACTCCACACGCTCTCACGGTGTATCGGAACAAAATCCAAAATAAGCCATAGGTACATAGAAATGCAccttcaacaaaaaaaaaagaagaagcaacTACTCCCATGCTTTAGAAGCCAGGAATCATTTGAGCTTTAATTCTAGTGTGCATATAAAATCCAGTTTTGCATATGTGAAAAGCGACAAAAAATACCATACAAGTGTGCTTTTCTTTATGTGCCTATTTGTACCTCAGAACAAAACACATTCCCAAATATACTGATCACCTCCCATTTTCTTAAATCCAATACAGGAGGTATACATTTTCTCCAAGAAAAgtccaaaaaaaatcacagtGAGCTTTTCCCATTATACCCCTCCCACCCATGGAGTATCCCCTTTCTCACCCCTTTGACATGCTGCAGAGTCAAGTGGGGGGTGTGCTGCCCCCACACCCCTATAAAACCAGCCTCCCtccaagaagaaaaagaaaaaaaaacccaagaaaATAGACCAGTAGCCCTCACTCCTTTTTAGGGCAGGATCCAATGCCATCACCAccattcctcctctctctctctctctccttttaccCTTTCCCATAGTCTCCTTCTCTCTTCCAAATCAATCAATAAACTAGCAAAAGTCAGCGCCTCCCTCTTATCTCCTCTCTAGAGCCCAagaaaccaccaccaccacctcctcctcttgaggattttcttgatttcttctcgacggccatggaggaggagctctgcggCAACAACTGGgacctcgacgccgtcgtccgCCTCGGCTGCTGCCGACGGAGGAtctctccggcggcggtggcgcagcaGGTGGATCCGTTCGCGTCGTTCTTGCAGCAGGGGGTGGCGATGGAGGTTGCGGCGGAGAAGGAGGTCGGGGTGGAGGCTGCGTGGAGCTTCCCGGAGCTGACGGtcagggacggcggcggcggcgggctcggccgcgacgccgacgagctcctcaaGGCGTTCTGCGCCgcctttccttcttcttcctcgtcgaAGTCGTCGCCTCTgccgacgcctcctcctcctcctccgacgcaGCCGCAGCCAGAGCAGCAGAAACCGGTGACGGTGCAGGAGAATCTACCGGCTCCGACGACGGCTCCGGCGAGGGCgtcgcagccggcggcggcgaggcaggtgCCAGCTGGCGGCGTGCCTAGATCCAAGAGGAGGTGAGCGAGCTTCTCTTTTTCACCTCGCCAGAAATGGCAGCAGCTGAACTCCTCATCTCCTTCCTAATCAATCCGACAAAAAAGATTAATTCTATTAATTCCGAGTTGCTAAACTCTGCTCTCGTTGCTCCAGGAAGAACCAGCAGAAGAAGGTGGTGCGGCACGTGCCGGCGGACGGCGTGTCGGCCGACGTGTGGGCGTGGCGGAAGTACGGACAGAAGCCCATCAAGGGCTCACCCTACCCAAGGTCagtcccctctttctctctctcgccggcgccgccgtgaaATGGAAGGAAAAGCTCACCGGAGCTATGGTTTTGTTGCAACAGGGGGTACTACCGGTGCAGTAGCTCGAAGGGGTGCCCGGCGAGGAAGCAGGTGGAGAGGAGCCGCTCCGACCCCAACACCTTCATCCTCACCTACACCGGCGAGCACAACCACTCGGCGCCCACCCACCGCAACTCGCTCGCCGGCACCACCCGCAACAagctcccttcctcctccgccgcctccgccgcctccgcgcagccccagccgccgccgccgtcggtggtggtggtcggcgcCGGGGGTGGTGGAGCCGAGGCGGCGGGGCTCTCCCCGACCACACCGCTGCGGACGCCGTccatggaggaggacgaggaggaggaggaggaggaagagctgcTCGTGGAGGACATGGAGATGGCCGGCGAGGACGAGCTCCTCTTCctcaacggcggcgacgacaacgcCGCATTGGATGGCACCCCCATGTCCTCCCTCTTCGACATCGCCGACGAGCCCTTCTTGCCCTCGCCATGGAcggagcccaccgccgccggcagctAGCTCGCACAGATCGCCGCGCCGTTCTTAGCTTTTTTTAGCTCATCAGCTcgcaagaaaaaggaaagggaaaggaagagggaggaagagattAGAGCATCCAATTAATCCGCCATtaatcatcgtcatcatcaccatcagcagcagcaTACTAAAAATTAGTTGTTTAGCAATGGTAGCAGTAGGAGAGCATCAAATCCTTCCAGTTCTTGGCTGATCAAAACaaccctttttttctctctctttttatatTTCCTAGGCAAGCTTGAGAGAGACTTTgcatctcttcttttctttcttttttttttcttttcttcacctTAGGtgtctggttttttttttttacatttgtaAATAGAAAGTGGTAGATGATGAACCAACAAAAGGAGATGaaacaaaaggggaaaaaaagatgaTGGTGTGTATCATGTAGTACTATCTCTCTGCATGGATGCAGCAGGGGTGCTTTGCTCTTCTTGGCTCTTCCTTTCTCTGTTCAACAACCTAACCTTTCTGCATGTAGCTCCCTTGGGATGTTTGTAAGCttgaagaagagagaaagaagcTCCCTctaatggcaaaaaaaaatccaaacttttTGTTTTTCAGGATTGGGATCTCAATTCTCATCACTCATCACTCTTCTTGCATCCCCAACTATTGATGGTTAGTGCCTTTTTTGGTTGTTGATATGATGTTCTTTTTTCCTCATTCTAGATTTGTGTGTGTGGTTGCTGTTGCTGTGTGTGAATGGAGCTTGGTGGTTTGGCTGCTTGCTCTGCTGGAGGAGGATGATTGAAAGGGtcaaatcttttttaaaaatattttttggtgtTAGTATTTTTTTCCTTGGTTTTGTTTCTATCTCCTCTGACTTTTTCTGGGGACAGAGGAGTGTTCCCATGGAATCCATGAAAGCTTTGGGGAAAGTCAAGGAAAAGCAAAGCAGAGTATATTGCTAGGGACACCCACATGAGTACACCTAGCGTCTGGAATAAGGAAATTGCATCAGCCAACAAGTGGGCCAAGAAGAACACGTCCTACTTGAAAGTGTGATGCCTAATAGTGTTTAGACATATTGGTTATATCTCTCGAACCCTCGCTTGCTACAGTTTTTTCCCCTCTCCcgacccctcttcctcctcgattccggcggcctcgtcgccggcggagggagggagaggggttgtcCCCCCTCCCCTAGTATAGTATAGTAGCCGGGCTAGTCTCGTTAGGTCGGGTTCTTCTCGTTTTGCTTCTCGTTGGTGTGGTATGGAGgttggagacgacggcggcattGCGGATGTAGCCAGTCTCGGTGATGGCAACGCGATTACGACCGaagatgatggcggcggcgcggatccagtccgcggcgatggcggtggcggcggctgctcggaTGCGGtccgtggcggcggcagcggctcgaATGTggcccgcggcggtggcggctgcgcTGTTGCTGCCTCTGGCGGCAATGACTGCACTGTTGTGGCCTACGTCGGCGTCGGTGGTGTTAGTCTGGTGCTTCTGCTCCACCTTGTGCAAGTCCGCTCTTCCCCAACGTTGTGCTATAGAGAACAGTTCATTCGTCGATGGTTGTGCTCTTCACTGCATCAGGGTGGCTGGATCTGGGATCCTTCTTCCTCTTTGTCTCCGGGCAGTGGCATCCACGCTGGGTGTGCCATTCGGGTTGAGCTCAAGCTCCTCAGATTCAATGGAGAACTCCGTGGTGAAGTTTGGTTGAGTCCGGTGAAGCTTCCACCAAAATCTACGGCTCAACAGCAAATCTCCAATTTGTGCAGTTTCTGTGGAGGCGACCGAAGGGGATTAACGGTTCGTCAAGCGGTCTGCATGCTAAAGGAGACCCAAGGTTGCAATTGTCATGGCTTTGCCGCTGCTCCCTGTCGATTCGCGCCTTCTGCACTGTCTAGTTTTAGGAGGTTGTTTGTGTTCTTGTTCCAGTTTTCTATTCTGTGCATCTTGCTGTCTCTGTTGATGATGTTCGGGGGCTTGCCCTCTTGATCTGTTGCTCTAATATATGTGtttaagtttcaaaaaaaaaagacatattgGTTATATTAGTATTAGAATATTATGTTCTTTAATATGGGCATATCTAGGTTAAATTACTTGGTTTAATTTGGTTGTTTAGTTGCAACTAGTCGTGCTACTATTATTCATGTCTATGAATCAGAATCATTTCAACGCTAATAATATTAACGCACTAGAATTGAGTGtgtttaaataagacaaattcATGCCagttaatatatataattactgCACATGCATCCTACCATGTTAATTTATTCAACATGCTGAGTTGTTTATGTTGATGAATCCAAATCATTTTGCCATGTAAACATCAATTCACTACAATTAAGTACGATTAAATAATAGATACCACAAATAGTatcataaaatccaaaattgaaTAGTATCTTGATATCTTAGCTAATACTATTCCATCATAATTTTTTATTAGATAACTATACCAACACAAATGCTTCGCTATATAAGTAAAATCACCATCAAACACAGCCAACCTACTACCACAATAATTTATTCAGCATGGTTCACCGTATTCTAGCCAACCAACCAAGCATACACCGTATGTGTGTTACCATGCATGCTCACCTACCCAAGTGGCCTCACTCCAAGTCTCGTATTAATCATTGCTTATTTTTCTCACATGGCTTCACGTAAAATATAGTGAAAAAAATTTTGCCCACAAAATAAGAGACGCTGCGAATATCCCACCAGCTCAGAAAACATACGAGCCAAAGGCCCAAAGTGAAAGGAGAGGAAGTGTTTTTGCCTTGTCTTAAGTGTGGTTGCAACCGTGTGCACCAAGGGATTTCACTTCCCTCGTGTCCAACCCGTGGCCCTCGTTCGCCTGCCCCAACCCCCCAAAAGGTCAACACGGTTTTGGcctctgcctgcctgcctggctCGGCTGCCTCCCCCCACACTAAACACTTTTACCACTAATCCAGTAGGAGTAAATTAATCACCACGAGGGGTAAAGTTTGAGCACAAGTGGATTAATTAGCGGTCAGCACAGTAATT of the Oryza sativa Japonica Group chromosome 2, ASM3414082v1 genome contains:
- the LOC4328953 gene encoding probable WRKY transcription factor 27, coding for MEEELCGNNWDLDAVVRLGCCRRRISPAAVAQQVDPFASFLQQGVAMEVAAEKEVGVEAAWSFPELTVRDGGGGGLGRDADELLKAFCAAFPSSSSSKSSPLPTPPPPPPTQPQPEQQKPVTVQENLPAPTTAPARASQPAAARQVPAGGVPRSKRRKNQQKKVVRHVPADGVSADVWAWRKYGQKPIKGSPYPRGYYRCSSSKGCPARKQVERSRSDPNTFILTYTGEHNHSAPTHRNSLAGTTRNKLPSSSAASAASAQPQPPPPSVVVVGAGGGGAEAAGLSPTTPLRTPSMEEDEEEEEEEELLVEDMEMAGEDELLFLNGGDDNAALDGTPMSSLFDIADEPFLPSPWTEPTAAGS